GCTGTTCCCTTCTCCATACATCTGCCAGGTTATAGTAGTCGTTACAGTGAATCTGCCAAAGAGAACCAAAAAGAGTACATTAATATCAGTGCATTGGGATATATGCAAATGTTTAGTAACGTGCAGCAAGaacatatgaaaaaataacagcatGGAAGTGTTTATCCTCATACATACTGAACAATCAATCATCTTCAGGATAAAAGTACTATTTAATAATATGCAGGGTTTATTAATAGGGGTGTTCTAGTGATGCAATAAGGCTGGGGCCCTACTATGTATATCTCAGGATAGCAGGTCTGTGCCTCTCCATTAGAAACAGAGATATGTAGTTTAACCGCAGCAGGCTGAACCAGGAAAGTTCTGAAGCCCCCACATAAATTACTTGCAAAACTTCATTAACCAGAAAACGATTGGCATGAGGCAGTACGGAAAATAATACGTttcaatgcaaatatttaaaagctGTGGGTTTTACAAGTGTGCATACATttaccttagactgtaagctctatgggccaGTAGCCTCTCTTCCTCTTTTTAACACTTAGCACTAAAtctttttaactgtattttgtatttattaatattttattgtattgacCCTATCTGTAATATAGTATATGGCTACATGGCAACAGCCatgtatatcctgtaaattatatccatatatgATGTAATGATATGATGtaatctgtcacatgactcactgaaacttgtgtattacaataaataacgtaccccctGTCGCAAAATATGAGGACAATAGAAGTcaacttggagttccatgacctgtgtaaaaacTATCAGTCtccggcctcatgcttttatatggtcatggaactccttggtaacttataatatccttatattttactttattaaattgATATATAATTTGATATACCGTTTTTTTCGGTTTCCCACTagctatatatatgtgtgtatatatatatatatatatatatatatatatatatatatatatatatatatatatatatatatatatatatatacacacatatatatagctAGTGGGAAACCGAAAAAAACGACCGCTCCAGCTCGCCGCTCTTCCCTTTAACCAGGTGCTCaatcaacagtgtccccactgtaaatacATCAAGAACGCCACCGGCAGACGGCACATCTGGATATTATTTAaactgcctaacgcgtttcgggattgtatcccttaatcataggctatgctTAAGGGatacaatatatatctatattagaaaTTGTGTGTTATACGTACAtggcattttcattttcatttgcagCCCTCCCTTATACTAAAATACTGTAGGATGTGAGGAGAGCAGAAGAAAATGCTGCCCCCCAGTGCATTTTAGTGATGTTGCTGCTTCATGGCAAGTGTAATAAAAGGTCCTGAATGGAGGGTTTAGTGTtaggtaaaaaacagaaaattcaaagggaaattatttttcttttataaaaaagcTGAGCACTCACCGTGTGTTGGAGCCCTGTCACATACTGTTGACTGACAGGCGTAGCTACTGTGCTATTGTACTGTGGGGAGGTCATGTCCTGCTTTAATAGCTGGGGTGTCTCACAGGACTGCTGGCACACTGCATCTCTACCCTGGTACTCAGGTTCTTGAAAACATCTTGCTTCAGAGAAAGGCACGGAAGGGGTAGTGGCATGGTTGAAATGATCTTCCTCAGGTCTTGTGCAAAGTCTATGAGTTGAGTCCATGCAGCAGCTTAGGCCACTGGGGCATATGTTAGTCCTCTGGATTTCGGCTAGCCTTCTTTGTGTCAGGATTTCCTCAGTAAGCCCCAACTGTGCAGACAAATGAGAAATGTAGCTCATTGTCAGCTGAAGAGTTTCAATTTTGGTTAGAGTCTTATCTATAGGGGCTACTGAAGGAGGCAGGTATCTTCTGAGGTTCTGGAGAGCTTTGGAGAGGTTTCTCATCCTGAGTTTCTCCCTCTCGCTTGCACTTTGCCGCTGACTATATGGTAGCTTGCCTGTGTTCTTCTTTCCCCTTTTTGCTGTACCATGTCTTAAGCCACTTCTTTGGCAAGATGTCTGGGCATAAGCTGCAGGAATATTCCCAAATATTTCTTGAGAAGCATTATATGGCATGTAAGGGGGTGATTGTCCACTGGAGTCAGATGAAGAAGCTGGAGAAAGGCTACTGTATCCTTCTGAACTTGGGTAGCCACATTGGTACAAAGTGGCACAGTGCTGGTTCAGGGTACAGTCCTGTTGGTGGTGAGCCACTGAGATACTATCCATGTCTTGTTTATTCCTAGTTTGCTTTGGGACTGCTGAGAACTGCTGACAAGCCTTAGACTTTATCCAGATTCTGGAGGTGTGAATTGTCACCTTCACCAGCATCATCAACACTTCAAAGCTTCATGGAGTAGAGCAAAACAAAGCAGGGGGTCTCTGGGAAGAAGGTTCAGGAAAGGAACAGAAGTGAGCATTTTCACCCCTCCAGGAAAGAATTTCAGTCTGCTCAAGTATTTTGAAATATGTTTCCAAAGGCCGGGGGAACTTCTCTGAGAAAAGTCAGAAATGTTCCCTCTCAGCTAAAATTTAGGAACGTGATGGGAAATGCACCTTTGTGTTTTCATTTAATCTGTCCCCAGTCCAAACTTGTGAGAAGCAACCCTTCTGGTGTAGATTTTACTGATGGTCCAACGATATTTGGAGAAAAGATAACCCTTCAGTAAACTTTGCCTTTCTCTTGCATGATATTGGTGGAAGAAATAACACAAgttttcaacaacaacaaaaaaaatacacacacacaatatataaacACAGATGTTTGTGGAACTGTGGCATTATACACGTGTGGCTATTCAGAACTGTAGCTCCTAacatccaggcccagactggcaatctgtgggtcctggcaaatgccagagtggctgctataaggtgccgcagaaagtcagtatttagtgggctggtgggggctgttttggcctctgtctgggctgattgggcctctgtgaacctTAATtggcagggcctatttaaattctcagtcctgACCTGCTAGCATCCTTATTGGGTCATAGGTATATAGACCCAGGGCAGCTCAcctcattttacacagtttttttatgATCTCACCAATAcaaaatgcattttgctaattgtccattttcctggattttacaccattttttcctggTCTCTATTCTGCTGTATAGTATGTGTATAGAGAAAATTCTTGATAAAAAATGCAAAGTATTTCCCTTTGCTCAATGGCCTGTACATGGCCCATAAGTATGGCACATGAGTATGGAACATGAGCAGAATCACTATATAATATAGAGTTTTCAGATTTAACCCTGTGCAGAGCTGTGTTAAAGGGacggttcacttttaagttaacgtttagtgttatagaatggctaattctaagcaacttctcaaatggccttagttttttctttttcatagtttttaaatgatttgccttcttcgtctgacccccatctaaaaacaaatgctttgtaaggctacagacTTGTTGTGATTGCTAGCTTTATCACTCgtttttgtattcaggccctcagCTATTCATATTgtagtctcatattcaaatcaatgcatggttgcttgggtaagtTGGAGCCCGGTACCTAGACCGCTGAAATatcaaactggggagctgctgaacaaaaagctaaataacgtaaaaactacaaataaaccAATTACaatctgtctcagaatatcccaccGTTAAGGGTTCTTATACtcatgtggggtttttttgtgcatttacatatacatatttaatttaaatgtttttttttttaaagtgcattttAGGGGGTTCCAAATTGAACTCTCTATACTGTGGGTCAAGTACAAGAAAATGCAGCAAGTTCTGTCTAAAACAATGCAATGAAAGTGAAcgcaataaaacataacattgacTGCTCATGAGAACAACTACTCtatgtagaatacaatggaatcaattagttgatgcatttagATGCTTCCCTATGCTTATACTGTACTGCCCTTTTCTCCTGCACAAATACAGTTAATTATTGGAGAGTTCTATGAGAATTGCCACTTATTCTTTTAAGCAACACTTATACAATACAAATT
Above is a genomic segment from Xenopus laevis strain J_2021 chromosome 3L, Xenopus_laevis_v10.1, whole genome shotgun sequence containing:
- the mespb.L gene encoding mesoderm posterior homolog B L homeolog → MDSISVAHHQQDCTLNQHCATLYQCGYPSSEGYSSLSPASSSDSSGQSPPYMPYNASQEIFGNIPAAYAQTSCQRSGLRHGTAKRGKKNTGKLPYSQRQSASEREKLRMRNLSKALQNLRRYLPPSVAPIDKTLTKIETLQLTMSYISHLSAQLGLTEEILTQRRLAEIQRTNICPSGLSCCMDSTHRLCTRPEEDHFNHATTPSVPFSEARCFQEPEYQGRDAVCQQSCETPQLLKQDMTSPQYNSTVATPVSQQYVTGLQHTIHCNDYYNLADVWRREQLQAQMDQTFQ